The Pirellulales bacterium genome has a segment encoding these proteins:
- a CDS encoding magnesium transporter has protein sequence MNVRPAKVALDDSVLRHLRYDFIQIKEHQTVGQALASIRENPTVGRIIYFYVADDDGRLVGVVPTRRLLLSPLETSIGDMMIREVITVPETATVLEAFELFALHHLLAFPIVDGKRRLLGVVDVGLYTEGRTELEAAERSEDLFQLIGVHLSEAQLARPMAAFRSRFPWLICNIVGGIAAAFISGIFQAELERVVALAMFVPVVLGLSESVSIQSVSLTLQWLHGQPPTLEGLWTKLRRELFVGAMLGGVSAALVAAVSIVWLRNPRVAICLLVGITGGMTVAALIGVAMPNVLRILRRNPQVAAGPIALATADMITLLVYFSLARLVT, from the coding sequence ATGAATGTGCGACCGGCGAAAGTAGCCCTGGACGATTCGGTGCTGCGGCACCTGCGGTACGATTTTATCCAGATCAAAGAACATCAAACCGTGGGGCAGGCTCTGGCCAGCATTCGAGAAAATCCGACGGTTGGCCGCATCATCTATTTTTACGTGGCGGATGACGATGGGCGATTGGTGGGGGTCGTCCCCACGCGGCGATTGCTGTTGAGCCCGTTGGAGACTTCGATTGGCGACATGATGATTCGCGAGGTGATCACGGTTCCGGAAACCGCCACGGTGTTGGAAGCCTTCGAATTGTTCGCGCTGCACCACTTGCTGGCGTTTCCCATTGTGGACGGCAAACGGCGATTGCTGGGTGTCGTCGATGTGGGATTGTATACGGAGGGGCGCACGGAGCTGGAAGCGGCGGAGCGGAGCGAAGATTTGTTTCAACTGATCGGCGTGCATTTGAGCGAAGCGCAGTTGGCGCGGCCGATGGCCGCATTTCGCAGCCGCTTTCCCTGGTTGATTTGCAACATTGTGGGGGGCATTGCGGCGGCCTTCATCTCGGGCATTTTCCAAGCGGAGCTCGAGCGCGTTGTGGCGCTGGCTATGTTTGTGCCGGTGGTATTGGGCCTGTCCGAAAGCGTAAGCATTCAATCGGTCAGTCTGACATTGCAATGGCTGCATGGCCAACCGCCCACGCTGGAAGGATTGTGGACCAAATTACGGCGGGAGTTATTCGTGGGGGCCATGTTGGGCGGCGTCAGCGCCGCGCTGGTGGCAGCGGTTTCAATCGTCTGGCTGCGCAATCCTCGTGTGGCAATCTGCCTGCTGGTGGGCATAACCGGCGGAATGACCGTGGCCGCACTGATTGGCGTGGCCATGCCCAATGTGCTGCGCATATTGCGGCGGAACCCCCAAGTGGCGGCCGGCCCCATTGCCCTGGCCACGGCCGACATGATCACGTTGCTGGTCTATTTCAGCCTGGCCCGGCTGGTGACCTAG